From the genome of Haloplanus vescus:
AAAGCATCCAGACCGGGAGCGCGACGGCGTTGCTGGCGGCGATGACGCCGTCTTGTGAGTCGGCGACGCGCCCGATGATGGCCCCGAGCCCGCAGAACAGCGCGACGCCGAGGGCGACCAGCGGGGCGAGTGCGAGCAGCGCCGGTCCGATGACGACCGACGCGCCCGTCACGACGAGGACGAGGCCGAACAGGAGCAGGCCGGCGAGGCCGATGATACCGACGTTGACGAGCGTGTGTGCGAAGAGCCACTCCCAGCGTCGCAGCGGCGTCGTCGCCAGCTTCTCGAAGCGGTTGCCGTCGCGGTGGCGGGCGATGGTGCTGCCGACTCGCGAGAGCGGCGTGAACACGACGACGACGCCGAGATACCCCGGCAGGTAGTACGCAGGTTCGCGGGCGAACAGGCCGCCACCTGTCGGCTGTGTCTGGACCAGCGCGCCGAATATCAGAATCAACAGCACGGGGAAGAAGAAGGTGAAAAAGACCGCCGTCTTCCGGCGGACGAACGCCCGGAGCGCGGCGACGAAGGCCGACCGAATCCGACGCCCTCGGCTCATCTCTCTCCCCCCAGTTCGGCTACCGTCTCGTCTAGCGCGTCACCGGTCAAGCGCAGGTAGACGTCCTCCAAATTCGGCTCGCTCCACGTGAACGACTCCACGTCGACGCCCGCGGCCTCCACCTCGGCGACGACGCGGCCCACGTCCGCGA
Proteins encoded in this window:
- a CDS encoding ABC transporter permease, yielding MSRGRRIRSAFVAALRAFVRRKTAVFFTFFFPVLLILIFGALVQTQPTGGGLFAREPAYYLPGYLGVVVVFTPLSRVGSTIARHRDGNRFEKLATTPLRRWEWLFAHTLVNVGIIGLAGLLLFGLVLVVTGASVVIGPALLALAPLVALGVALFCGLGAIIGRVADSQDGVIAASNAVALPVWMLSETFVPPSMLPAWFRPVTALSPLTYFSRGVRAAAAGAEPLLPLAILAVVALVVFVAGAFAVPTTE